In the Drosophila takahashii strain IR98-3 E-12201 chromosome 3R, DtakHiC1v2, whole genome shotgun sequence genome, one interval contains:
- the PpD3 gene encoding serine/threonine-protein phosphatase 5: MSSSELEIQKTADGQQERQVPAGAELAGQKEPEADTNASTKAERDFAAAEQYKNQGNDMLKTKEFSKAIDMYTKAIELHPNSAIYYANRSLAHLRQESFGFALQDGVSAVKADPAYLKGYYRRAAAHMSLGKFKQALCDFEFVAKCRPNDKDAKLKFTECNKIVKMRAFERAIAVDKPEKTLSEMYRDMENITIEDDYKGPQLEDGKVTLKFMKDLMEHYKGQKRLHRKFAYKILCEIDTYMRAQPSLVDITVPDEEKFTICGDIHGQFYDLMNIFEINGLPSEKNPYLFNGDFVDRGSFSVECIFTLFGFKLLYPNHFFLSRGNHESINMNQMYGFTGEVTAKYTSAMADIFTQVFNWLPLCHCINTKILVMHGGLFSTDNVTLDNIRRIERNCQPPEEGLMCELLWSDPQQWMGRGPSKRGVGIQFGPDVTETFCKNNNLDYIIRSHEVKDMGYEVAHNGQCITVFSAPNYCDTMGNMGAFITITGNNLKPNYKSFEAVPHPDVKPMAYANSLMNWLA; the protein is encoded by the exons ATGTCTTCGTCCGAGCTGGAAATACAAAAGACTGCCGATGGCCAGCAGGAGCGGCAGGTGCCGGCGGGCGCGGAGCTGGCGGGCCAGAAGGAGCCGGAGGCGGACACAAACGCCAGTACGAAGGCGGAGCGCGATTTTGCCGCGGCCGAGCAGTACAAAAATCAGGGAAATGATATGCTCAAAA CCAAGGAGTTCTCCAAAGCCATCGACATGTACACCAAAGCCATAGAACTGCATCCCAACAGTGCGATATATTACGCCAACCGATCTTTGGCGCATTTGCGCCAGGAGAGCTTCGGCTTCGCCCTGCAGGATGGCGTCTCGGCGGTGAAGGCGGATCCCGCCTACCTCAAGGGCTACTATCGCCGGGCAGCGGCGCACATGTCCCTGGGGAAGTTCAAGCAGGCCCTCTGCGACTTTGAATTC GTGGCCAAGTGCCGGCCCAACGACAAGGACGCCAAGCTGAAGTTCACCGAGTGCAACAAGATTGTCAAAATGCGCGCCTTTGAACGGGCCATTGCCGTGGATAAGCCCGAGAAGACGCTCTCCGAGATGTACAGGGACATGGAGAACATAA CTATCGAGGATGACTACAAGGGGCCACAGCTGGAGGACGGCAAGGTGACCCTGAAGTTCATGAAGGACTTGATGGAGCATTACAAGGGACAGAAGCGATTGCACCGCAAATTTGCCTACAAA ATACTCTGCGAGATTGACACGTATATGCGGGCTCAGCCCTCGCTGGTGGACATCACTGTGCCGGATGAGGAGAAGTTCACGATTTGCGGCGACATCCACGGTCAATTCTACGACTTGATGAACATCTTCGAGATTAATGGCCTGCCATCCGAAAAGAATCCGTATCTGTTCAATGGCGATTTCGTGGACAGAGGCTCCTTCTCCGTGGAATGCATATTCACGTTGTTCGGCTTTAAGTTGCTGTATCCCAATCACTTCTTCTTGTCGCGCG GCAACCACGAAAGTATCAACATGAACCAAATGTACGGATTCACTGGCGAGGTGACGGCCAAGTACACCAGCGCCATGGCGGACATATTCACGCAGGTGTTCAACTGGCTACCGCTGTGCCACTGCATCAACACAAAGATCCTGGTGATGCACGGCGGGCTCTTCTCCACGGACAACGTGACCTTGGACAATATACGGCGCATCGAGCGCAATTGCCAGCCGCCCGAGGAGGGTCTCATGTGCGAGCTGCTGTGGTCCGATCCCCAGCAGTGGATGGGCCGGGGTCCGTCCAAGCGCGGCGTGGGCATCCAGTTCGGTCCGGATGTTACCGAGACGTTCTGCAAGAACAACAACCTGGACTACATCATACGAAGCCACGAGGTCAAGGATATGGGCTACGAAGTGGCACACAACGGTCAATGCATAACAGTCTTCTCAGCTCCGAACTATTG TGATACTATGGGCAACATGGGCGCATTTATTACCATTACGGGTAACAATTTGAAACCAAATTACAAATCATTCGAGGCTGTG ccaCATCCCGACGTCAAGCCCATGGCCTATGCCAACAGTCTGATGAACTGGCTGGCGTAG